In a genomic window of Drosophila takahashii strain IR98-3 E-12201 chromosome 3L, DtakHiC1v2, whole genome shotgun sequence:
- the LOC108067737 gene encoding ketohexokinase — protein MKKQIVKEFITVKRVLHLPPEPPPPPEPPKRHVLAVGSCTLDMIIIVDQPLTPGQVQRTKEGSWRRGGPATNICTVWRRLGLECEFLGVLSSVRAFESLLTGFQSQGIDISHCPRTNHRPAHRSIFVQRHTDSRTILEFFNANQELSYQQFVGAVDFQRYSWIHFECRNPVEMLRMVRAVIEFNERCPESRIMLSVDLDNLRPATMLMASMADYVFARKTMMRTYAFMNGREVVWAIRDEMRAARMRWEKEQPRKMPYLPADPPAEDSDERCHGPPNNQPIVIYNNYVEGASCLMADDTYFKVGPQIPPQIVDVVAVNDTFSASVIYALHKVKMKLRDAIEYGTRASALKLTGNGFDVLRCMPKDLIGCYYA, from the exons ATGAAAAAGCAAATCGTCAAGGAGTTTATAACCGTGAAGAGGGTGCTTCACCTTCCGCCGGAGCCACCTCCGCCGCCTGAGCCGCCAAAGCGCCACGTTCTGGCCGTCGGCAGCTGCACCCTGGACATGATCATCATTGTGGACCAACCCCTAACTCCCGGACAGGTGCAGCGCACCAAGGAGGGAAGCTGGCGACGCGGCGGTCCGGCGACCAACATCTGCACCGTGTGGCGACGATTGGGCTTGGAGTGCGAGTTCCTCGGCGTCTTGAGCAGTGTGCGCGCCTTCGAGAGCCTGCTGACCGGCTTCCAGTCGCAGGGCATCGACATCTCGCACTGCCCGCGGACGAACCACCGTCCTGCCCACCGGAGCATCTTTGTCCAGCGGCACACGGATTCGCGCACCATCCTGGAGTTCTTCAACGCCAACCAGGAGCTCAGCTATCAGCAGTTCGTGGGCGCCGTCGACTTTCAGAG gtactcGTGGATCCACTTCGAGTGCCGCAATCCCGTCGAGATGCTGCGCATGGTGCGGGCGGTAATCGAATTCAACGAGCGCTGTCCCGAGTCGCGGATCATGCTCTCCGTGGACCTGGACAACTTGCGGCCGGCCACCATGCTAATGGCCAGCATGGCGGACTACGTCTTCGCCCGGAAGACCATGATGCGCACGTACGCCTTCATGAATGGACGCGAAGTAGTTTGGGCGATCCGGGATGAAATGCGGGCGGCTCGGATGCGGTGGGAGAAGGAGCAGCCCCGAAAGATGCCATACCTGCCGGCTGATCCGCCGGCCGAAGATTCCGATGAAAGGTGCCATGGTCCGCCGAACAATCAGCCCATAGTCATTTACAACAACTACGTGGAGGGCGCAAGTTGCCTGATGGCAGACGACACCTACTTCAAGGTGGGCCCCCAAATCCCGCCGCAAATCGTGGATGTAGTGGCCGTGAACGACACCTTCTCGGCCTCCGTGATCTACGCCCTGCACAAGGTGAAGATGAAGCTGAGGGATGCCATCGAATACGGAACCCGTGCCTCCGCGCTCAAGTTGACCGGGAATGGATTCGATGTGCTGCGATGTATGCCCAAGGACCTAATCGGTTGTTACTATGCCTAA
- the LOC108067691 gene encoding phospholipase B1, membrane-associated: MSSGRLICFGLLFLAAFGPVTSQRTSLDVALKNVYRPLRLLGLAFTGRSGDDPQNVQRVQIAGKTQKSNPRTRALLEFCDAEHGPGKRSQERPTSVHRLRPGDIDVIGAMGDSLTAGNGIFATNLLHVTVENRGVVWSIGGQYDWRKYLTLPNILKEFNPNLYGYAIKDGISTDRTSRFDVAELAAMSRDMPYMAKVLVRRMQRDPKVNMTSDWKLITLFIGNNDFCTDICYYPEPEKTVDWHERNMLKTYRYLRDNVPRLMLNIVPAPNLRFLTNLSGLPPICYSTLRFECPCLMGKGKEQLDYLEGIMKRWIAKDTEIANREEFNTETFTINVQPFSQFQDFPRTRSGQTDTRFFSQDCFHLSQRGHASAANSIWNNMLEMPEEKSGFATHLFEKFLCPTEQRPFFITRENSRPEFVI; encoded by the exons ATGTCATCGGGTCGGCTAATTTGCTTTGGGCTCCTCTTTCTGGCCGCTTTCGGCCCCGTGACGTCACAGCGAACGTCACTGGACGTGGCTCTGAAGAACGTCTACAGACCGCTGCGTCTTCTGGGCCTGGCTTTTACCGGACGATCTGGTGACGATCCACAAAACGTGCAGCGCGTGCAAATCGCGGGG AAAACCCAGAAGTCGAACCCTCGTACGCGAGCCCTACTGGAGTTCTGCGATGCGGAGCACGGACCCGGAAAAAGGAGCCAGGAGCGACCGACCAGTGTGCACCGTCTGCGACCCGGTGACATCGATGTGATTGGAGCCATGGGCGACTCTCTGACCGCCGGAAACGGGATCTTCGCGACGAATCTCCTCCACGTGACCGTGGAGAACCGGGGCGTCGTGTGGTCCATTGGGGGTCAGTATGACTGGCGGAAGTATCTCACGCTGCCCAACATCCTGAAGGAGTTCAATCCCAATCTGTACGGATATGCGATCAAGGACGGGATCTCCACGGACCGCACCTCCCGCTTCGATGTCGCCGAACTGGCCGCCATGTCTCGGGATATGCCCTATATGGCCAAGGTCCTGGTGCGGCGCATGCAGCGGGATCCCAAAGTGAACATGACCTCCGACTGGAAGTTGATCACCCTCTTCATCGGCAACAATGACTTTTGCACCGACATCTGCTATTATCCGGAACCTGAGAAGACGGTCGACTGGCACGAAAGGAATATGCTGAAGACCTATCGCTACCTCAGGGACAATGTGCCCCGCCTTATGCTGAACATAGTGCCCGCCCCCAATCTGCGGTTCCTGACCAACCTCTCGGGTCTGCCGCCCATCTGCTACAGTACCCTCCGCTTCGAGTGTCCCTGCCTGATGGGCAAGGGCAAGGAGCAGCTGGACTATCTGGAGGGGATCATGAAGCGCTGGATAGCCAAGGACACGGAGATTGCCAATAGGGAGGAGTTTAATACTGAG ACCTTTACGATAAATGTGCAGCCCTTTTCGCAGTTCCAGGACTTTCCGCGCACGCGTTCCGGCCAAACAGATACTCGATTCTTCTCGCAGGACTGCTTCCATCTCAGCCAGCGAGGACATGCGTCGGCGGCCAACTCCATTTGGAACAATATGCTGGAAATGCCCGAAGAAAAGAGTGGTTTCGCCACGCATCTCTTCGAGAAATTTCTCTGTCCCACCGAACAACGGCCCTTCTTCATCACCCGGGAGAACAGTCGTCCGGAGTTTGTGATCTAA
- the LOC108067739 gene encoding ketohexokinase, producing MTQVKSVLCVGCTVIDFVTINGSYPKEDTDRRCLDGFWQRGGNASNVSTVLRVLGSKVDFFGMLSKSEAFRVLLEDLRKRNIGTKNCPFTDRDPPFSSVILAQDSGTRTIIHCNKDYPQSTYEDFSKIDLSEYGWVHFEARNTPHTLKMMQSIREHNKRTGQRIIISLDLETRYEQNQELCQPCDFVVFSKELAGQLGWQTPRQTCEELAAKIPENDPKPVFICPWGSAGAGALDANGNYHEMTPYKQDKVVDTLGAGDSFMAGFIFATLEGLKSVAEAVDFANRVASHKITGFGYDHIAQLSLNRN from the coding sequence ATGACCCAAGTGAAATCCGTACTTTGCGTGGGCTGCACGGTAATCGACTTTGTGACCATCAATGGCAGTTATCCCAAGGAGGACACCGATCGACGTTGCCTGGATGGCTTTTGGCAACGTGGCGGCAACGCCTCCAATGTGAGCACAGTTCTCCGGGTTCTCGGCTCCAAGGTGGACTTCTTTGGAATGCTCAGCAAATCGGAGGCATTTCGAGTGCTCCTCGAGGATCTGCGAAAACGGAATATCGGCACGAAGAATTGTCCCTTTACGGACAGGGATCCGCCCTTCTCTTCGGTGATCTTGGCCCAGGATTCCGGCACACGCACTATTATCCACTGCAACAAGGATTACCCGCAGAGCACCTATGAAGACTTTAGCAAAATTGATCTTTCGGAGTACGGATGGGTGCACTTTGAGGCCCGCAACACGCCACACACCTTAAAAATGATGCAGAGCATCCGGGAACACAACAAAAGGACTGGGCAGCGCATCATCATCTCATTGGACCTGGAAACGAGGTACGAACAGAACCAGGAGCTGTGCCAGCCCTGTGACTTTGTGGTCTTCTCCAAGGAGCTGGCCGGCCAGTTGGGCTGGCAGACGCCGCGGCAAACGTGTGAGGAGCTGGCGGCTAAGATTCCCGAAAACGACCCGAAACCCGTCTTCATTTGTCCCTGGGGAAGTGCCGGAGCTGGAGCCTTGGATGCCAATGGTAACTACCACGAAATGACTCCCTATAAGCAGGATAAAGTGGTGGACACGCTGGGAGCAGGAGACAGCTTCATGGCCGGGTTCATATTCGCCACTTTGGAGGGTCTAAAAAGTGTGGCGGAAGCTGTGGACTTTGCCAACCGAGTTGCCAGTCACAAAATCACTGGTTTCGGCTACGACCATATTGCACAACTCAGCTTGAACCGAAATTAA
- the gig gene encoding tuberin encodes MSSKDKSKFKLFLKSLPAGYVGERTLRPEFERELRPEQPVAQRCRMLKELGDMQLHNFNLDETAITILFNLTNDLIVPNKPAETRQIALSFYKRLIHTQYKNLTIMREKFFLVIQNHEAREDLRHLLELLDTLTDNGKDITNFEEKIGKFMLLWIPAITEANLLSPYLDILVNLIKFNAAHLDKEILVGIVQNACDLSCSVTVNEIGLQCLTILEMVIGYTIFPSEPLPQCITTLCRTVNHAPYCPSSFKIMKNLLGTQLGYHSMKMMCSILNDRALYDDAHLLRGAVFHLNMNIFGSNIIFQVSPMTYATNVLTAFLRALDSRQVIVTFEVILSVRMVINKRQLSEIIWDRICDIMSSIVSNIEYYEATNINKDRLHHLQINFHENIDCIEKLLQQDRSQILGNVERIYDLIERVADRRPEASVLALIEYRSRRVTATRPEWLQVLAQFVRRYYRMANVSVRIKTIEALVRIMDQNRACYEEEILSRVVLVHLSHIHQEPSVQVRVAVARALSNFATHCDTKRCMDLLDILEAIINRPFEHTRHGSSAGDASLSDAAVGMVNNESEIADIIAAVDGLVKVFAIKLHRLPAVHALKIFNILMDHLELHYDRPKIFEHTSVVRHKIFSWMLKARANGAYHIGYPEGSNEVVKFSHYLGIDSPLLAQAHTTAISIRRVCKLIVRCLEHDTDYQVFQLVIRELPKVLQNKALVQGNDIEELANSLLKINVVSNNKFKRPTDEFHALVLPAIASLVIYHESLQPQQHYSIITALNSRVLTGIASVCINTMTILILEMPEALMRKLPDVLLQMSKMSDTNALATPVLEFLSLLIHLSKHLFANFTSMHNMYVFAITLPYTKPHRYDHYTVSLAHHVIAGWFLKCKLELRKNCVSYIKSSIQSNAKMLSSDIVNLNSLNEDSSNRKRSTSLTERGSRNNANAWNDLEMRPQMNNGLRNFHAELAETCFDFLARHTYSPCPSMPKRLPAAEFLLKDGVSQTWLVGHNLVTITTSGCPSAPTRSGLCERCAQLGKAPSISLNSKSLSDAAPPLSPERERRYTKVSLQHSSGNESAGSTELTSSSSSNSAAAGGHPHRQISNSSTASLDALSRRGSNPEALGSGLGEGPHLGSNTSLLGNSLSQSSVSMSPSSGSVVPQQPVCVRACTGWAEVLIRRPTGNISWITRIQNPITNDCFGQDLPFNNVVSLFLPTAHGGVFGPDNTIQVPPHPLADPEPEPEVNPAAAPQASALRSRMVAKARALQRQEEIHSVSGGNGNGNGNGNGNGIAASSGAAAAIPIPRVSAAGKRGKEAALCGSVSDGEADDDTLAFEDAQSRARNPVRRVNSSPEMSSSWRQSFLTNKPTPLSQEPVKAAGEEPQSQLTLKKKSVQYSTKDMRVSCEAIPEEIAGSTPPSQAAALALQPESGTLPPKQHSADDVSSQVAGQSVGSTLKLGKPPLSPGQPPLLSTGRVTSFGGTSVPQPGALAKSSSSGSNGANVGAISSDYDNGNNGNGDMMRGRSKTISVVREVNNGNARPPPASSFRNFGPAKPPINAKLCMNPSFVFLQLYSTGQLGVTDEPLKVGPENSSAVTLIDLVPPFETHKIGVLYVGQGQCNNEVEILRNSHGSARYVEFLRNIGTLVSLKEAEQNNLFIMLDRNGADGKFAYIWKDDILQVTFHVATLMPTNLQDDPNCNEKKSHIGNDFVKIIYNESGEEYNLNTISGQFNYACVIVEPLELNSNRVYVKARSEISKFVCHAEHRIVSDRSAPLLARQMALHANLASLVYQSVQKKHPYASNWLERLRKLKRLRSKLIEGLNSQQKSGSASSGIGINASAIGSDLDDQRGDFIRYT; translated from the exons ATGAGCTCCAAGGACAAGTCCAAGTTCAAGCTGTTCCTCAAATCGCTGCCGGCAG GCTACGTGGGCGAGCGGACACTGCGGCCGGAGTTCGAGAGGGAGCTGCGACCGGAGCAGCCGGTGGCCCAGCGATGCAGGATGCTGAAGGAGCTGGGCGACATGCAGCTGCACAACTTCAATTTGGACGAG ACCGCTATAACCATTCTGTTCAATCTCACCAACGATCTCATCGTGCCCAACAAGCCGGCCGAAACGCGCCAGATTGCCTTGAGCTTCTACAAGCGGCTCATCCACACACAGTACAAGAACCTGACCATCATGCGGGAGAAGTTCTTCCTGGTCATCCAGAACCACGAGGCGCGCGAGGATCTGCGCCACCTGCTCGAGCTGCTCGATACGCTTACTGACAACGGGAAGGACATCACCAACTTCGAGGAGAAG ATTGGCAAGTTCATGCTGCTCTGGATCCCAGCAATCACGGAGGCCAATCTGCTCAGCCCCTATCTTGACATTCTggtcaacctgatcaagttcAATGCGGCGCATCTGGACAAGGAGATCCTCGTGGGCATAGTGCA GAACGCTTGCGACCTGAGCTGCAGCGTCACCGTCAACGAGATTGGACTGCAGTGCCTCACGATTCTCGAGATGGTCATCGGGTACACAATCTTCCCCAGCGAACCGCTGCCGCAGTGCATCACCACGTTGTGCCGGACTGTTAACCATGCTCCCTACTGTCCGTCCTCTTTTAAG atcATGAAGAACCTATTGGGCACCCAGTTGGGATACCATTCCATGAAGATGATGTGCAGCATCCTCAACGACCGTGCCCTTTACGATGACGCTCACCTGTTGCGCGGCGCCGTGTTCCACCTGAACATGAATATCTTCGGCTCCAACATAATTTTCCAAGTTTCACCAATGACCTATGCAACGAATGTGCTGACGGCCTTCCTGCGG gcACTGGACAGTCGGCAGGTGATCGTCACTTTCGAGGTGATTCTCAGCGTTCGCATGGTGATCAACAAGCGGCAGCTCTCGGAGATCATTTGGGATCGGATCTGCGACATAATGTCCTCGATAGTCAGCAACATCGAGTACTACGAGGCGACCAACATAAACAAGGATCGCCTGCACCATCTGCAGATCAACTTCCACGAGAACATCGACTGCATCGAGAAGCTGTTGCAGCAGGACCGATCCCAGATTCTGGGCAATGTGGAGCGCATCTACGATCTCATCGAGCGAGTGGCGGACCGACGGCCCGAGGCCTCCGTTCTGGCCCTCATCGAGTACCGATCCCGCCGCGTAACGGCCACACGGCCGGAATGGCTCCAGGTCTTGGCCCAATTCgtccgtcgctactaccgcaTGGCCAATGTGAGTGTGCGCATCAAGACGATCGAGGCACTGGTGCGGATTATGGACCAGAACCGTGCCTGCTACGAGGAGGAGATCCTCAGTCGGGTGGTTCTCGTCCACCTGTCGCACATCCACCAGGAGCCAAGTGTGCAGGTGCGAGTGGCGGTGGCCCGCGCTCTCTCTAACTTTGCCACGCACTGCGACACGAAGCGCTGCATGGACCTGCTGGACATCCTGGAGGCCATCATCAATCGTCCCTTCGAGCACACGCGTCATGGTTCGTCGGCTGGAGACGCCTCTCTTTCGGATGCGGCCGTTGGCATGGTGAACAACGAGTCCGAGATCGCCGACATCATCGCCGCCGTCGATGGTTTGGTCAAGGTATTCGCCATCAAGCTGCACCGCCTGCCAGCGGTCCACGCgcttaaaatattcaatattctCATGGACCACCTGGAACTGCACTACGATCGACCCAAGATTTTCGAGCACACCAGCGTTGTGCGGCACAAA ATATTCAGCTGGATGCTGAAGGCTCGGGCCAATGGTGCCTACCACATTGGCTATCCGGAGGGCAGCAACGAGGTGGTCAAGTTCAGTCACTACCTGGGCATTGATTCACCCCTGCTGGCCCAGGCTCACACCACTGCGATATCCATTCGACGTGTTTGCAAGCTGATCGTGAGGTGTCTGGAGCACGACACCGACTACCAGGTGTTCCAGCTGGTCATCCGGGAGCTGCCCAAGGTGCTGCAGAACAAGGCGCTCGTTCAGGGCAACGACATCGAGGAGCTGGCCAACTCGCTGCTCAAGATCAACGTGGTCAGCAACAATAAGTTCAAGCGGCCCACCGACGAGTTCCACGCCCTCGTGCTGCCCGCCATCGCTTCCTTGGTCATCTACCACGAGAGcctgcagccgcagcagcactACAGCATCATAACGGCCCTGAACTCGAGGGTTCTCACCGGCATTGCCAGCGTCTGCATCAACACCATGACCATTCTGATACTGGAAATGCCGGAGGCACTGATGCGAAAGCTGCCAGACGTGCTGCTGCAGATGAGCAAGATGTCGGACACGAATGCGCTGGCCACTCCGGTCCTGGAGTTTCTGTCGC TGCTTATCCATCTGTCCAAGCATCTCTTCGCCAACTTCACGTCCATGCACAACATGTACGTGTTTGCCATCACGCTGCCGTATACGAAACCCCATCGCTACGACCACTACACAGTTTCCCTGGCCCACCATGTCATAGCCGGCTGGTTCCTCAAGTGCAAGCTGGAGCTGCGCAAGAACTGTGTGAGCTACATCAAGAGC TCGATCCAGTCGAATGCCAAGATGCTGTCCAGCGACATTGTGAACCTGAACTCGCTGAACGAGGACTCGTCCAACCGCAAGCGGAGCACCAGTCTCACGGAGCGCGGCAGTCGCAATAATGCTAATGCCTGGAACGATCTGGAGATGCGGCCGCAGATGAACAACGGACTGCGCAACTTCCACGCCGAGTTGGCAGAGACCTGTTTCGATTTCCTGGCCCGCCACACCTATTCGCCATGTCCGTCGATGCCCAAACG TCTTCCTGCCGCCGAGTTTCTGCTCAAGGATGGCGTCTCGCAGACCTGGCTTGTGGGCCACAACTTGGTGACCATTACCACCTCCGGCTGCCCTTCGGCGCCCACGCGCAGTGGCCTCTGCGAGCGATGTGCCCAGCTGGGCAAGGCGCCCAGCATCAGCCTGAACTCGAAGAGCCTCAGCGATGCGGCGCCTCCGCTTTCGCCCGAGCGCGAGAGGCGCTACACCAAGGTGAGCCTGCAGCACAGCAGCGGCAACGAGTCGGCGGGCAGCACGGAGCtaacctcctcctcctcctcgaacTCGGCTGCCGCGGGTGGCCATCCGCATCGACAGATCTCCAACAGTTCCACCGCATCGCTGGACGCGCTCTCGCGTCGCGGCTCCAATCCCGAAGCATTGGGTAGTGGGTTGGGCGAGGGACCACACCTTGGGAGCAACACCTCGCTGCTGGGCAACTCCTTGTCCCAGTCCTCGGTGAGCATGAGTCCTTCATCCGGATCCGTGGTACCGCAGCAGCCGGTTTGCGTGCGCGCCTGCACTGGCTGGGCGGAGGTACTGATTCGTCGGCCCACGGGCAACATATCGTGGATAACGCGCATTCAGAACCCCATCACGAATGATTGCTTTGGCCAGGATCTGCCGTTCAACAATGTGGTGTCGCTCTTTCTGCCCACTGCCCATGGCGGAGTCTTCGGGCCGGACAACACCATACAGGTACCGCCACATCCGCTGGCTGATCCCGAACCCGAACCGGAGGTTAATCCAGCGGCGGCTCCGCAGGCAAGTGCGCTGCGCAGTCGGATGGTGGCCAAGGCTCGTGCCTTGCAGCGCCAGGAGGAGATTCACTCGGTCAGCggaggaaatggaaatggtaatGGAAACGGTAATGGCAACGGAATCGCTGCGAGCAgtggagcagctgctgccATACCGATTCCTCGCGTCTCGGCAGCCGGAAAGCGCGGCAAGGAGGCGGCTCTCTGCGGAAGCGTGAGCGATGGCGAGGCAGACGATGACACGCTGGCCTTCGAGGATGCCCAGAGTCGCGCCCGCAATCCCGTGCGTCGGGTAAACTCCAGCCCGGAGATGAGCTCCAGCTGGCGGCAGTCGTTCCTGACCAACAAACCGACGCCGCTGTCCCAGGAGCCCGTGAAGGCCGCCGGCGAGGAGCCTCAATCCCAGTTGACGCTCAAGAAGAAGAGCGTTCAGTACAGCACCAAGGATATGCGCGTCAGCTGCGAGGCCATCCCGGAGGAGATAGCCGGCTCCACGCCGCCCTCGCAGGCGGCTGCTCTTGCTCTGCAGCCGGAAAGTGGCACCCTGCCGCCCAAGCAGCACTCGGCGGACGATGTGAGCAGTCAGGTGGCTGGTCAGTCAGTGGGATCCACCCTGAAGCTGGGGAAACCACCGCTGTCGCCGGGGCAACCGCCTCTGCTTTCGACTGGCAGGGTGACCAGTTTCGGAGGCACCTCTGTGCCGCAGCCCGGGGCGCTGGCCAAGTCGAGTAGCAGTGGCAGCAATGGCGCCAATGTGGGAGCGATCTCCTCCGACTACGACAACGGGAACAATGGCAACGGCGACATGATGCGAGGACGCTCGAAAACCATCTCCGTGGTGCGGGAGGTGAACAACGGGAATGCACGTCCGCCGCCGGCCAGCAGTTTCCGGAACTTTGGGCCCGCCAAGCCGCCCATCAATGCCAAGCTGTGCATGAACCCGAGCTTCGTTTTCCTGCAGCTCTACAGCACTGGGCAGCTGGGCGTGACGGATGAACCGTTGAAGGTGGGACCCGAGAACAGCAGCGCCGTTACCTTGATCGATTTGGTGCCTCCATTTGAGACGCACAAGATCGGCGTGCTGTACGTGGGCCAAGGGCAGTGCAACAATGAGGTGGAGATCCTGCGCAATTCCCACGGCAGTGCCAGATATGTGGAGTTCCTGCGCAACATTGGCACGCTGGTTAGCCTGAAGGAGGCCGAGCAGAACAATCTGTTTATAATGCTGGACAGGAATGGGGCAGATGGCAAGTTTGCCTATATCTGGAAGGATGACATACTGCAG GTCACCTTCCATGTGGCCACGCTGATGCCCACCAATCTGCAGGATGATCCCAACTGCAACGAGAAGAAGAGCCACATTGGCAACGACTTTGTGAAGATCATCTACAACGAGAGCGGCGAGGAGTACAATCTGAACACTATATCC GGCCAATTCAACTACGCCTGCGTGATCGTAGAGCCACTGGAGCTGAACTCAAACAGGGTTTATGTAAAAGCGCGATCGGAGATATCGAAGTTCGTGTGCCATGCAGAGCACAGGATAGTCTCCGATCGCAGTGCTCCTCTGCTGGCTCGACAAATGGCCCTGCACGCCAAT CTCGCCTCGCTAGTCTACCAAAGTGTGCAGAAAAAGCATCCGTATGCATCGAATTGGCTAGAACGATTACGCAAACTCAAACGTCTGCGATCGAAG CTCATCGAGGGACTGAACAGCCAGCAAAAATCCGGCAGCGCCTCGAGCGGCATTGGAATCAACGCCTCGGCCATTGGCTCGGATTTGGACGACCAACGAGGAGACTTTATAAGATACACCTAG
- the LOC108067660 gene encoding microfibril-associated glycoprotein 4-like, which translates to MSPDKLNNLSLSSQGSSQESIDNNFDSCDIDIAIRTREQDRIIRRLNERIIFLERKLEDSERSCINQRERNDLFAGKIKDKEDIIKSLNASIELTKKYNDYKMKQMHDELKKALELSNNQNITKSSEVKYEKQISEIPEIPGLEDFEAVFQDIPSAGSGWMVIQRRIDGSVSFSEMELDHDYNYKAGFGNIKGEFWIGCEKLHLLTTSQRHELYVQLIHFNGSITFARYDNFSVGSESQGYSLKSLGNYSGTAGDALSGSVNRKFEHFQCLYFGLGQVLHWSWWLGSQCNLNGYYHESETILTDNNGIWWGNWNKRGRSSLKACKMFIRPMQN; encoded by the exons ATGAGTCCTGATAAACTTAACAATCTCTCGCTGTCATCTCAAGGATCCTCCCAAGAATCTATTGACAATAATTTT gACAGTTGTGATATAGATATTGCAATCAGAACCAGGGAACAAGACAGGATTATTAGAAGGCTAAAcgaaagaattatttttctagAGCGAAAGCTGGAGGATTCTGAAAGAAGTTGCATAAACCAAAGGGAAAGGAATGATCTGTTTGCAGGCAAAATAAAGGATAAGGAAGACATAATAAAGTCCTTAAATGCTTCCATCGAgttgacaaaaaaatataatgactACAAGATGAAGCAGATGCATGACGAATTGAAAAAGGCACTCGAACTAAGCAATAATCAGAACATAACCAAGTCCTCTGaggttaaatatgaaaaacaaattagtGAAATCCCTGAAATTCCTGGTCTCGAAGACTTTGAAGctgtttttcaggatatcccTTCTGCCGGCTCGGGTTGGATGGTAATCCAGCGACGAATCGATGGAAGTGTCTCCTTTAGCGAGATGGAACTAGATCATGATTACAATTATAAAGCTGGTTTTGGAAATATTAAGGGAGAATTCTGGATTGGTTGCGAGAAACTGCATTTGCTTACTACAAGTCAAAGACATGAGTTGTACGTTCAACTTATCCACTTTAATGGTTCCATTACTTTTGCTAGATATGATAACTTTTCGGTTGGAAGCGAATCTCAAGGTTACTCTTTAAAGTCCCTTGGGAACTACTCTGGTACTGCTGGCGATGCATTGTCAGGTTCTGTGAATAGGAAATTCGAACACTTCCAATGTTTATATTTCGGCTTAGGCCAAGTGCTTCATTGGTCTTGGTGGCTTGGCTCTCAGTG TAACCTAAATGGATATTATCATGAATCCGAAACCATTCTGACGGACAATAATGGAATTTGGTGGGGCAATTGGAATAAGCGCGGCAGAAGTTCTTTGAAAGCATGTAAAATGTTTATCAGGCCAATGCAGAACTGA
- the obst-J gene encoding peritrophin-48 produces MLLWLLLGTVTASEIVYPDIAAVCRISDPFQSLPHKDNCQRFYVCTGDEEVPVQEFSCPAEYHFSKKLMICVPGSCSNESSFCGLTNSVQRINGDCLRYRQCLKGGSYAVAKCSAGNYFDPRRRACLPVAITAAHQCSCVLPENATLSNPSDCETYFRCHSGQAELVQCPSGAYFNAQAGTCLPDLTGICLEKPTMPPQLTEQALAMDECIRTGSRLAPHSRDCQRYYVCARKRVLEMRCPRGQYFDVVRRYCSFDSRSECQATEVVKEKQEQEQQPKKEVVEVDMPVKSEVEMELIAPVQKNSEKEMEHFEEKPETEAIAKQPQTPAEAVNSYDKFSSKFISL; encoded by the coding sequence ATGCTATTATGGCTGCTTTTGGGCACAGTCACGGCATCGGAAATAGTCTATCCAGATATAGCCGCAGTCTGCAGGATTTCCGATCCCTTTCAAAGTCTGCCCCATAAGGACAATTGCCAAAGGTTCTATGTTTGCACTGGCGACGAGGAGGTGCCCGTCCAGGAGTTTAGCTGTCCGGCAGAGTATCATTTTAGCAAGAAGCTGATGATTTGTGTGCCCGGATCCTGCTCCAATGAATCCTCCTTTTGCGGACTAACCAACAGTGTACAGCGAATCAATGGCGATTGCTTGCGATACAGACAGTGTCTAAAGGGCGGCTCCTACGCCGTGGCCAAGTGTTCCGCCGGAAACTACTTCGATCCGCGGAGGAGAGCCTGCCTTCCAGTGGCCATAACTGCCGCTCATCAGTGCAGCTGTGTGCTGCCTGAGAATGCCACCCTGTCCAATCCCAGCGATTGCGAGACCTACTTCCGCTGTCATTCCGGGCAGGCTGAGCTGGTGCAGTGTCCGTCGGGAGCGTACTTCAACGCGCAGGCGGGCACCTGCCTGCCGGATCTCACGGGCATTTGCCTGGAGAAGCCCACAATGCCGCCACAGCTGACGGAACAGGCTCTCGCCATGGACGAGTGCATCCGGACGGGCAGCCGCCTGGCGCCGCACAGCCGGGATTGCCAGCGATACTATGTGTGTGCCAGGAAGCGGGTGCTCGAGATGCGATGTCCCCGAGGTCAGTACTTCGATGTCGTTCGGCGTTACTGCAGTTTTGATTCGAGGAGCGAGTGCCAAGCAACTGAGGTGGTGAAGGAAAAGCAGGAGCAGGAACAGCAGCCGAAGAAAGAAGTGGTCGAGGTGGACATGCCAGTCAAAAGTGAGGTGGAGATGGAGCTGATCGCGCCGGTTCAGAAAAATTCCGAAAAAGAAATGGAACATTTCGAAGAAAAACCAGAGACGGAGGCCATTGCCAAACAGCCGCAGACTCCAGCGGAGGCAGTGAACAGCTACGACAAGTTTTCGTCCAAGTTCATTTCATTATAA